The DNA segment ATAATATCATTCCTAATATAACATCGACTCCTAAAAACCCGGATTGGTTAACAAActcaccttgattcatgtgtgatatttttatttgaatcatcatttaaaatttgtagtaaatatatttctttaatgctaatatataatcttttaactgctgaaatcataatataatttgatatcttttaatttaaaatataaatataaatatttaattttcttaacaaatgtGTTGAAAAACGTTATAGcaatatcttaattatcaaaaattgtatataaatattttctctaattttgtaattagtaataaaattaatgttattatacattaatatatatattttattatatattaatgttattatacaaataatcagttatcttttataaaatgaaaaacactATATCAAAgtttactattttatagttatatctatcattttaaaataaaaaaatgtatttaactaaatatgataaaattattttaaattgataaattaatatattttattttgacaaacattaaaaatttatgctagaaatataatatgttggtagaacgggttaacattagtaaattagataattcatgtataaaattaacttatcttaaacttttttatatatatatatatatagttattatcttaaatgaataaacatacaaaaataCTGATAAAGGAAATCTAGCgctttgaattacggatcaggatcataataattgaataaaaaataattttaaaatatatataataaaagataccaaatatatatgtgatgatttaaaataatcaattaacttacagcatgaaaactatcaaattgttatatttaagatagttatatataaacatttaaatatataattaactttaaaaatatattctaattatgtaatatatatataaacatgaaaattaatacCCGCACTGTTGTGCGGGTCCAAATCTAGTTATCCTTTGAAATAgacaaaattaacattttatttggcaaactaaaacaaatataagATGGCCAAAtcaatcaatattttatttgacaTAACCGGCTCTCTAAGTATTTTATTAAGAGTTTTACCAAAACTATTGAGAATTATTTAAAGGATGTTATTCGTTCATgtgtttttaaacataatttttgttcGAGTAATGATTCAAAATTCTAATTAAACTCtgttgttatttaaaattttgattaaaattgatattattcaatgaatgatttaattttagtttttataatcTAGAGTTATTCAGTTTTCAAAGATTTGAAActttttatattctaaatttatttcaaaaaatgtGTTGTGGAGTTTCATAGATAACTGattgaaattaaaattcaagatatattatagaaattttaaaagtcaCCAACTTAAGTATTTTAAAATCTTGAAATTTTATGTATTGAGAATATTGATAACTGAATTAAAATCATTGATTGAGTAACTGGTGTACTATTTTGGTTACTCaggttataaaattatatttattatttgtattgAAGCAACTCTGTCGTGCTTTATTATTTGGGAAGCCCAAGGCAATACTAAAAATATGACATTAGCTTAGCTTATAATTATTACTAGAGTTGATCCGTACTTAAAGTCTGGGATTTGAttctttgtaaatatattattttatagtctataaattttatattatattatggtttatgaatcattattactatttaaaatttgtatgaaAAATATAGATGTATTTCATgatgtattttatattatattctgatttttatttactatactgaatcaattttcaataatattataaatttttatataattgtctctcaataaaaaaaattttggcggtgtaatattttttacttattaaacatctaatttataaaattcaaattagattttttttttttgcaaacaaataaatatgtgGATTTAATATATTGATTGGTTTTTGTAaccattttatatttgtaactcatttttaatttttatttgaatacacttaaaatacaatttttattatgttatatttatatatgggtCATATGTGTATGTATGGTCAATAAAGTAATATAGAATATAGAATTTTCAGAATAATTGATAAGTATTAATTTCAAGTTCATTTTACGTggtagaatatataatattattagaatAATTGATAATCATGaactttataattttcttatatttttcttcaaatattATCAAGTGTGGAATCAAATCTTTTGAAAGTACAATATCTATATAAATTTTTCTAcagtttcaaaatatatatgtaatatctataaaaaattacaatatctatattaatttttctacagtttcaaaatatatatgtaatatttgtATGTTCCATATATATAAACCTAGATCATTTATGTgtagaaaagaatcaagaacagATTTCCAGTATTAAAACATTTTGCAATTAAAACTGTGTACATAGTTTCAGCACAATGcttcaaatatatttatgtcaatTCTTCCATATTCAAACGAAAAGAAGGTATTACAGGTCGTGAGAAGTAGTACAAAAGACCTAAGTAGATAACTAGTGGGTAAGAGAGTTCCCACTGTGGTGAGAAATGATCTCGACCTCTAatattttggttacaaaaaaagcGATGTCCACCCTGTCATTTGTGTATTATATTATAGCTAGGTGTTGGCGTTCGGATACccattcggattcggttcgagTTTATTCGGGTTTCGAGTTTTCGGGattaaagatttcagccccattcgggtatttctaaatttcgttTCGGGTTCGAATTCCGTTCGGATCTTTacggattcggttcgggttcagataacccatttaaatgattttaaaaatttaaaaattcaatatatagtttaaatttcttaaaatctgtaaataaaatattatattacataaaattttgaataacatatgtcagaatacctaaatttaacatataaactaGAGTTGAACCAGCGCACTTGCgcggatatattttttatttttaaatttaatttaaatataaaataagttatgtacgtcttataaatttttagtgtttctatataatattattttgatatttttatatttggtgAAAAAATATTCTGCTGAAATTGTAATATTCATATGTTTTTAATGGGAATACTGATCTGTACGTTcattagatttttgtttttttttatctagaaATATAGTCACTGTTCGATTATTTACAATGGTTATTTATGATATTCGTTTTGATCTAGAAAATTGTGTCGAGAAGTTCTCGGTTTTCATGCCAAAGCCTACGTtagcatatattaaaaaaaaactaaaattgtaACATCATACTAAGAAGTTTAGTTTTAAACATTTGTTTCAGatgtattattaataattttattggaagttttcgtttttaaattttacattcttAAAATGTGTATGTTTGACTTAATTAATACTTTATAATACTAActtttgtcaatattttttatttaatatatgaattttcagatttctgtttttattattacaaaaaaaagataaatcgtATCTAAAAATATGGACACATAATAagttaaaaaactaaatttcacattctggcaaacaaaatttttgaacgTATCTAATGTTAGATATCtaaatttatttgtatgtatAAACTAAAAGATTTTGTTTGTTGACTTGAGGATGTAAAGAATATTTCGTTACCAGGGTTAGAATATCTTTGCACGTAATAGTTATGATGATGCcaaagaatattttttctcccaaacatttctttttacttaattttaatGAAAGGATAGGTTTCACAACAAATTTTCAGCCGTTAAAATATTGGATGTAcagttcaaaaaaatatattggatGTTACCAAAATATTAATGGATGTTAAATACATAGTATCAAAGCATGTTTGAAATTTAAAGCACATCTCGTGGttgttatgatatatataaactataatttgaatatattaGTTTAAAGTGGATTAccaatattaatattttgtttttgtttgtaacaGTTGGATTGAAAAAATAAACCAAGTAAACCGaagtttacatttaaaaaaaaaagaaaaaaagtaaaccGAAGTTGAAAATGATGAGAGGTCGTCATCTACATTACTGAGAAAACGAAAAACTCGAATAAGATCGTGACAGAGGAAAAATAACTAAACCCCAAATCACCCGAGATCAATCTCAATATTATGATGATTCAATGTGAGATAGAATATTTATAAGTTTCAAGCGAGACCTAAAAACATAATCCTTTAAACTTAGGCTTATGTTTGATGAAATCAATGAAAATATTCTTAGTTAATGTGGTTAATGTTTGATGAAATCAACCATGAATGATTACTGTATATAAAGAGAAGTAGTTGCTCTGGTTTGTAGTTTACTAGAACAGAAAGGTCTTTCGTATGCAAAGATTAGTCAATGGACGTGAGGACCATTTGATGTACGtgtttaatttattaagatgtatataaattcttttattatgttatgttagtaaatgaaatGTTTGGTTAAAGAAATGAttcttttaataattaatgaaatggacccaatataatttgtttatagtagataaaaaatagaatgcTAAATTAATAGGTTAAATAAATGTAACTAACTTGAAATGATCCATAAATTAAGTAACATACTAACAAATTTGAAACAGTCCAAAACTTAAATGAGAACTTTTATGGTAGATAAATttaggactctattttaatagagtagattggtttggtttgaatattttgatagagAACCAGtagataatttaaatatttttggtgttttgaggatattttagctattttagacatatatttttgacaatttgtatatattttgaagtatttttgacaatttaaaagtatcttatatattttggatgtttttaatatacattaaatctaaaaataattaatatatttagatatataattctatttcggatacattcgggtacccgaaatacttcggttcgggtcggtttCGGTTCTCTGGATACCAAAATCTTGAATCCGTTCGGatattaatcaatttcggttcgggttcagtactatttttttggatcgggtttggttcggttcttcggattcaAATTTTTTCCCAGCCCTAATTATAGCCTTATTGTGTAGTGGAAATCTAATAATCAAAAGTTTAATCCGAATAATTAGTGGCCAATGTGATTAAGCATGAAGAAGAGTCATGGACTATTTCTGGACAGCCCGAGTTATATGTGGGCTTATTAATAAGATATCACattgtacaaaaaaaataagCCCAAAACGACAAATCTGGTCCGTTGATTGTCATATCCCAAGATATGATCTGGACCGTCCGAACTAGGGCAAAAGAGAGAAGTAGTAGAAAAGGctttaaatagatataataagCTGCGCAGCCTCTTCTCTGCTCCGTCGTCGAGGAGGATAAAGACCTAAAAGGAGAAATGGTGCAGCGCCTTGTATACCGTTCGCGTCACAGCTACGCCACCAAGTCCAACCAGCACAGGATCGTCAAAACCCCAGGTCTCTTTCTCAAAAACCAAACTAtagagttttgtttttaaatgtaTTGACATCTTTGAATGTTTGGTTTTGTTGCAGGTGGTAAATTGACATACCAGACCACTAAGAAGCGTGCAAGTGGACCAAAATGCCCCGTTACCGGCAAGCGTATCCAGGGTGTAAGTCCTCTCTGATCTTATCTCAAAATCGATTCTTGGATTAATATTGATTGAGTTGCTTGTAGTGTTGTGTAGATCAATGCAAATGTAGTAGTTGTGTATAGGTTTATTTCGGTCCGTGCTTATTGACGGTCTTGTGCTGGTTAGCTTGAATCCCACACCAGGACATAACTTTATCATAAGCTACATTTAGTGCCGCCTTTGTCTTTtcaaagttttctccttttttgtatttaaggACATTACTGTTTTACTCGGTGGCAGAAATCTCTATCATGTTCCAAATGGTTACATGTCTCATTTTTTCAAATAGTTATTACTAGGTGAATGTGATCGTCATTTCTCTTGGTAATTTCATCTGAATCTAACACGttcatctttttgtttctttagatCCCTCACTTGAGGCCTGCTGAGTACAAGAGGTCTCGATTATCCAGAAACAGGAGGACCGTGAACCGTGCTTATGGCGGTGTTTTGTCTGCTTTGGCTGTTAGGGAGAGGTTAGTTAGTTCTTTAGCTCGTTTCTGTAACAATTTGACCAAATagcaaaacttcaaatctaACATCTTTTACTCATGTCTTGTGCTAACAGAATCGTCCGTGCTTTCCTTGTGGAAGAGCAAAAGATTGTGAAGAAGGTCTTGAAGCTCCAAAAGGCCAAGGAAAAGGTGGCTCCCAAGAGCTAGAGATccttttttctccttttcttaaaaaaaaaatatttaattgttgTGTGACTCTGTCCTAGCAATAGTTTGTGGTTGCAGACGTTGAGAGAAACATTATGTGTTCGTCAAAAATTTTACGCTTTCGTTATTCGTTGTGGTCTTTACTCTGTCGACATTTATCAAATCTTGTCTTCTCGTTTTATAAATGTTGACCACGCTTAGCGTTGGTTTGTTATAAATGTGATTCCTGGGAATATCACTCAGGAACATTAGTAATGATTAAGAataaaatcttttaattttttttttcaacataaaatctttaaaataaatagagatAGTTAACTATCCCaagtttaatcaaaaaatatttttttcccttaaaaaaagaaataaatatgaagagaaaaattattatattatagatttgttTCTTTAGGAGTGGCAAGACATTTAATAttctttcttgtttcttttacAAGTAAAATGTTTGGGGGCGAAAATTTGTTTTATCGCAATGGCAGAGtcgtaaatataataaaaccgCTCAATTCTACTACAAAAGAGCGCAAAAGAGAAATATGGTTTTACATATACAGTAGGTCATTTCGATAGCCATGGTGAGAGATAGGAACGCCGAGCACGTCCTCGCTGAAAAAGGGTCGAGCAGCCACCCGAAAAGGCAACCACTTTCCTCCCTTGTTGAAGATGAAGCAGAGCCCGtacaagaagcagaaggtggcgAGAATGGTGAAGAAGGAACGGTGAGGTTGGTGTAACGGAGGTACGATCACGTACAGCGTTTGTCCCGTTTGCTGCCAAGCTGACAAATCCTATCTTTCAggtctttttgtttcttttaaccTCTTACTTGTCAGTAAAGGAAGTATCTTTCATTACAGAACATCACTGCAATGTACATATATATCATGTTACTTAAAGAACCCTTTTGATCGAATAGCAAATGAGTCCTGTGAACATATTAAGACTGACTCGTTACAACTTTGGTAATGATAATAAAAGTGactgtgtctttttttttttgtgtcatgCTCTGCTTGCTGTGCTAAACTGAGGAGAAAACTGCGGGGTCAATGACACTATATGCAGGGTCAAAAACTGGAACTTGAAGGTCATACAGtacaacaagaatttttttttttttacaacaagaACTTACATTTGTTCAATAGCATGAGCGACCAAATCTGTGAAGCAGTCAACAAAATAATGgtaagttaaatttttttttgtttttatttggctacagcaaaaaaaaagaagaagacatgtttaCACTGCTGTGCTTTGTTTCAGGATTCACTAAAGTCTCAAGCTGGTGTGTTCATTCAAAATACTGTCACTTTGTTGGAGAAAGCATGGCAGAATACAGAAAAGGACAACCTTAAACTTTTTTTCCGTAAGGCTCAAGAGTGCGCTACAGATTTCTACAGCCGTGAAGAAATTCTTGATAGATTGGCTAAGGAATTTGGTGAGGAAGCAACCAAAAAGACGCatgaactcttcttttcttccaAAACGGGACAACTTGCTTACGGTCAAATGTCATCAATACGAGCTGCTCAAAGAAAAGCAGAGCATAAGGAAGTTGGAGAAGAGGAAAAGAATGAAGAGCTTACtctgaagaaagaagagaagaatgaaGAGCTTACTATGAAGAAAGAGGAGATTGCTCTTGGGAATGAGAATTTTGCTGAGCAGAAGCTAgttggagaagaggagaagaacgAAGAGCTTGCTGTCTTCATGTTTGCAAATCATCTTCACGTCACTTAAGGTAAAAGTTGTGTTCCGCATGAGAGTCTTAGAAATATTTCGTTTTACATTTTCATTCTAAAGATATATGATATGAGGATTGATATCAATAttcttttacatttaaaaacttttgttttacattttagttttaaaagataaatatgattaatatagaaactattttttttttacataaaaaataaaagtcatccacacatatatatagtatgaaAACAACCAAACTCATGAGCTAGCTAGTGTTCGTTAAAGGAGTGTATGTGACTGTGAGTTGTATAGCACCTTGTGCTCCTGGAGTGTCGGAGTTCTCCTTTCAACTCTCTTACTCGTCTTACTTTGCTTGTAGAACCATGTCGTTTGGATTGAGTGAGATGAGTAGGATTCAGAAAGTGAGCTTCCAAACTCCTGAGAAGGACTTCATGTTCGTTCCTCCTCGCTATTTCTTGGATGGACGGGCTGATTTAAAGATGAAAATTTGCATCCGCATGCAAGGAGacgaacaagaaaagaaaacatgatgaaaagaacaatagtagtatttgtgtttttttttataagtatctTCTTCACTGTTGGACTTGCTCGGAATTTAGCAGCTATATTGGACTCAGTTTTAGTTTCATTGAGCTTTCATTGCGCCGTCAGGTGAATGGTGAGAACATCAACTTTGTAAAGGATCAAACAAAAGTAAACACAACAACTTGAAAGAATTATCCAAGAAAAGCAAGAGGCCCTGAAGCAAAAGATGTCTTGGGCCTCTGCTGTGGCTCTGTTGTAGTGGTTGCAGAGGTTGAGAAAAACATTTTGTCTACTTGTCAAAATTCTTAAATCTTTTTGTTATTCGTTTTGCTTATCGACTAAAAGCTTATTTGTtagttatattttgattgaCTCCTATAACTCGGTCCTATTTTAATTTAACCACTTTCTTGTTTGTTGTTGATACTCAACTCGCTTCAAAAgaatcattttatttaattgcTAGAATTAGGTGAAAAGTAAAGTGATTTTAAAGAAATGGCAGAATCGTTAATATGAGGTCAACGGCTCAAGTCTACTGAGAGATCCGACCATAAAAGAGGAGCCAAAGGTAATCGAATCGGTCATTTCAATAGCCATGTGGAACGCCGAGCAAGTCATCAGCGGAGGAGCGTCGAGCAGCAGCTACTCCGTTTTTGGAGAAGAGACGGACACTGAAGCGGGTGATGATGAGGTTACAGTAACGGAGGAGGTACGATCCGGAACGCTGTTCGAACTGGATCTTCTTGATTGTCCCGTTTGCTGTCACGCACTGACAAGACCTGTTTTTCAGGTCTCGGTTCTTGTTACCTTCTTTGTTGTCTGATCCTCTTTATTACTCGTTAAATCGCATCTTAGGTTTAaaaatccatgatctttttTCATTAggaagatgtttttttttttttttttaatttgacttTTTTATCTCGAACCACCTATAGAAAAACCCAGACTGCAGCCCATGGATGGATCCTATTTTTTGGTAACTGCTGATGTATTTAATGGAGTAGGCCACCACCATGTTGTTACATTAGGAAGATTGTCAATAGGATGAAATGAAGCTTTTTTAACACATCACTGAAAGCATAgatatcatgttttttttggtaaaataactCTTACAACTTTGGTAATGATAAGAACTCTCTCTGTGGCTTTTTTCGTGATCTCAGTGTGACATGTGGTTTATCTTTAAATGCATTGTTTTTGCATTAGGGAGATGTTAATCGGATTAAAGGAATCCTCTTTTATTACagaacatctttttttttcttttttttttttttattagagaaCATCACTACAACAGTACAACGTATCATATAATCCGCAAAGAcacttctttttttgtcatttcGATCGAATAGCAAATGAGTCCCTTCAATATTTATATCTTGGAAGAGTCATAATGTATTGACTGCACTTTGCCAAAAACATATGAAttaccacttttttttttcttttatgaattACCACTTTGGATTTATATAAGTTTGCTTTTAGTTTCTTG comes from the Brassica napus cultivar Da-Ae chromosome A7, Da-Ae, whole genome shotgun sequence genome and includes:
- the LOC106372054 gene encoding 60S ribosomal protein L34-2, with the protein product MVQRLVYRSRHSYATKSNQHRIVKTPGGKLTYQTTKKRASGPKCPVTGKRIQGIPHLRPAEYKRSRLSRNRRTVNRAYGGVLSALAVRERIVRAFLVEEQKIVKKVLKLQKAKEKVAPKS